A stretch of the Orcinus orca chromosome 1, mOrcOrc1.1, whole genome shotgun sequence genome encodes the following:
- the LRIG2 gene encoding leucine-rich repeats and immunoglobulin-like domains protein 2 isoform X2 has translation MAPAPQGVREEPLLECGSGLLSRLLFLAQAVLLLLPAARAGLCPAPCSCRIPLLDCSRRKLPAPSWRALSSSLPPDAVSLDLSHNRLSNWNISLESQTLQEVKMNYNELTEIPYFGEPTTNITLLSLVHNVIPEINAEAFQFYPALESLDLSSNIISEVKTSSFPRMQLKYLNLSNNRITILEAGCFDNLSSSLLVVKLNRNRISMIPPKIFKLPHLQFLELKRNRIKVVEGLTFQGLDSLRSLKMQRNGISKLKDGAFFGLDNMEELELEHNNLTEVNKGWLYGLRMLQQLYVSQNAVERISPDAWEFCQRLSELDLSYNQLTRLDESAFVGLSLLERLNLGDNRVTHIADGVFRFLSNLQTLNLRNNEISWAIEDATEAFAGLTSLTKLILQGNQIKSITKKAFIGLESLEHLDLNNNAIMSIQENAFSQTRLKELILNTSSLLCDCHLKWLLQWLVDNNFQHSVNVSCAHPEWLAGQSILNVDLKDFVCDDFLKPQIRTHPETTVALRSMNVTLTCTAVSSSDSPMSTLWRKDSEILYDADIENFVRYQQQAGEALEYTSVLHLFNVNFTDEGKYQCIITNHFGSNYSHKAKLTVNEMPSFLKTPMDLTIRTGAMARLECAAEGHPAPQISWQKDGGTDFPAARERRMHVMPEDDVFFIANVKIEDMGIYSCMAQNIAGGLSANASLIVLETPSFIRPLEDKTVTRGETAVLQCIAGGSPAPRLNWTKDDGPLLVTERHFFAAANQLLIIVDAGLEDAGKYTCIMSNTLGTERGHIYLNVISTPNCDSSQSSIGHEDDGWTTVGIVIIVVVCCVVGTSLIWVIVIYHMRRKNEDYSITNTGGTGTRVICSDCYDNANIYSRTREYCPYTYIGEEDVLDQTLSSLMVQMPKETYLAHLPQDATTLESLVSAADREMSAFPTNHERINEKKLSSTQKNSEPLQRPLWNISKEPGMPHPPLSQQSVFESPQLHQNEGLAESDPDCSTSPMPCHRLHDHTFDFSRTRNIQDGSEGT, from the exons GGATTTGAGTCATAATCGGTTGTCTAACTGGAACATAAGCTTGGAATCTCAAACATTACAAGAAgt GAAAATGAATTATAATGAGCTAACTGAAATCCCATATTTTGGAGAACCAACCACTAATATTACTCTTCTCTCatt AGTCCATAATGTaatcccagaaataaatgcaGAAGCGTTCCAGTTTTACCCTGCTCTCGAGAGTTTAGATCTCAGCTCAAATATAATATCAGAAGTCAAGACATCTTCATTTCCTCGAATGCAGCTTAAATACCT GAATTTGAGCAATAATAGGATaaccatcttggaggctggttGCTTCGATAATTTGTCAAGTTCCTTATTAGTGGTAAAGTTAAACAGGAATAGAATTAGCATGATTCCACCCAAGATCTTCAAGCTACCTCACCTCCAATTCTT GGAACTTAAAAGAAACAGGATTAAAGTTGTGGAAGGTCTCACATTCCAAGGTCTAGACTCCTTAAGATCTTTGAAAATGCAGCGGAATGGAATTAGCAAACTCAAGGATGGAGCTTTTTTTGGCTTGGATAACATGGAAGAATT AGAACTGGAACATAATAACCTTACAGAAGTGAACAAGGGGTGGTTGTATGGCTTGCGAATGTTACAACAGCTCTATGTGAGCCAGAATGCTGTTGAAAGAATCAGCCCTGATGCATGGGAGTTCTGCCAAAGACTGTCTGAACT TGATTTGTCCTATAACCAGTTGACCCGCCTGGATGAATCTGCCTTTGTGGGTCTGAGCTTACTGGAGAGATTGAACTTAGGGGACAACAGAGTCACTCACATTGCTGATGGTGTATTTAGGTTTCTTTCCAATCTTCAGACACT AAACTTAAGAAACAATGAAATTTCATGGGCCATAGAAGATGCTACTGAAGCCTTTGCTGGACTCACAAGTCTCACTAAATT AATCTTACAAGGAAATCAGATTAAGTCAATTACAAAGAAAGCATTCATTGGTCTTGAATCCCTTGAGCATCT AGATTTGAACAACAATGCTATAATGTCTATCCAAGAAAATGCTTTTTCCCAGACTCGCTTGAAAGAACT AATTCTGAACACAAGCAGTTTGCTCTGTGACTGCCATTTGAAGTGGTTGCTTCAGTGGCTGGTTGATAATAACTTTCAACATTCTGTGAATGTAAGCTGTGCACACCCTGAATGGCTAGCAGGGCAAAGCATCCTGAATGTGGATCTGAAAGATTTTGTCTgtg atgaTTTTCTCAAGCCGCAGATAAGAACCCATCCTGAAACCACAGTTGCTCTAAGAAGCATGAACGTGACTCTGACATGCACTGCAGTGAGCAGCAGTGATTCACCCATGTCTACTTTGTGGCGCAAAGACAGTGAAATCTTGTATGATGCTGATATTGAGAATTTTGTTCGTTATCAGCAACAAGCTGGAGAAGCTCTGGAATACACTAGTGTCTTACATCTTTTCAATGTaaatttcacagatgaaggaaaATATCAGTGTATTATTACTAATCACTTTGGTTCTAACTATTCTCATAAAGCCAAACTGACTGTGAATG AGATGCCATCTTTTCTGAAAACTCCAATGGATCTAACTATTCGCACTGGTGCCATGGCCAGATTAGAATGTGCTGCAGAGGGGCACCCTGCACCTCAGATTTCCTGGCAGAAAGATGGTGGTACTGACTTTCCTGCGGCTCGAGAGAGACGCATGCATGTCATGCCTGAGGATGATGTCTTCTTCATTGCAAATGTGAAAATAGAAGACATGGGGATCTATAGCTGCATGGCACAGAACATAGCAGGCGGCCTCTCAGCAAATGCTTCATTAATCGTGTTAG AGACACCCTCATTTATTAGACCTCTGGAGGACAAGACAGTAACCCGAGGTGAAACTGCAGTATTACAGTGCATAGCTGGAGGGAGTCCTGCCCCTCGCCTCAACTGGACCAAAGATGATGGACCACTGCTGGTGACAGAACGGCACTTCTTTGCTGCAGCCAACCAGCTTCTCATCATTGTAGATGCTGGGCTAGAAGATGCTGGGAAATATACCTGCATTATGTCCAACACCCTTGGGACAGAACGTGGTCACATTTACCTAAATGTGATTTCCACCCCCAATTGTGACTCTTCCCAGAGTAGCATTGGGCATGAAGACGATGGATGGACCACAGTTGGTATTGTCATCATTGTTGTGGTCTGCTGTGTTGTGGGTACCTCTTTGATCTGGGTCATTGTTATTTACcacatgagaaggaaaaatgaagactATAGTATCACGAACACAG GTGGCACTGGCACCCGGGTTATCTGCTCAGATTGTTATGACAATGCTAACATCTACTCCCGGACCCGAGAATACTGTCCATACACCTATATTGGTGAAGAGGATGTTCTAGATCAGACACTGTCCAGCCTTATGGTCCAGATGCCCAAAGAGACTTATTTGGCACATCTTCCCCAAGATGCCACCACCCTGGAGAGCCTGGTATCAGCAGCAGATAGAGAGATGTCTGCCTTTCCCACCAACCATGAGAGGATAAATGAGAAGAAACTTTCCTCCACACAGAAGAACAGTG AACCCTTGCAGCGGCCTCTGTGGAACATAAGCAAAGAACCAGGTATGCCTCATCCTCCTTTATCGCAGCAGTCAGTCTTTGAGTCACCACAACTCCATCAAAACGAGGGCCTGGCAGAGAGTGATCCAGACTGTTCCACTTCCCCCATGCCCTGTCACAGGTTACACGACCACACTTTTGATTTTAGTAGGACTCGGAACATTCAAGATGGCAGTGAGGGCACATGA
- the LRIG2 gene encoding leucine-rich repeats and immunoglobulin-like domains protein 2 isoform X1, which produces MAPAPQGVREEPLLECGSGLLSRLLFLAQAVLLLLPAARAGLCPAPCSCRIPLLDCSRRKLPAPSWRALSSSLPPDAVSLDLSHNRLSNWNISLESQTLQEVKMNYNELTEIPYFGEPTTNITLLSLVHNVIPEINAEAFQFYPALESLDLSSNIISEVKTSSFPRMQLKYLNLSNNRITILEAGCFDNLSSSLLVVKLNRNRISMIPPKIFKLPHLQFLELKRNRIKVVEGLTFQGLDSLRSLKMQRNGISKLKDGAFFGLDNMEELELEHNNLTEVNKGWLYGLRMLQQLYVSQNAVERISPDAWEFCQRLSELDLSYNQLTRLDESAFVGLSLLERLNLGDNRVTHIADGVFRFLSNLQTLNLRNNEISWAIEDATEAFAGLTSLTKLILQGNQIKSITKKAFIGLESLEHLDLNNNAIMSIQENAFSQTRLKELILNTSSLLCDCHLKWLLQWLVDNNFQHSVNVSCAHPEWLAGQSILNVDLKDFVCDDFLKPQIRTHPETTVALRSMNVTLTCTAVSSSDSPMSTLWRKDSEILYDADIENFVRYQQQAGEALEYTSVLHLFNVNFTDEGKYQCIITNHFGSNYSHKAKLTVNEMPSFLKTPMDLTIRTGAMARLECAAEGHPAPQISWQKDGGTDFPAARERRMHVMPEDDVFFIANVKIEDMGIYSCMAQNIAGGLSANASLIVLETPSFIRPLEDKTVTRGETAVLQCIAGGSPAPRLNWTKDDGPLLVTERHFFAAANQLLIIVDAGLEDAGKYTCIMSNTLGTERGHIYLNVISTPNCDSSQSSIGHEDDGWTTVGIVIIVVVCCVVGTSLIWVIVIYHMRRKNEDYSITNTDELNLPADIPSYLSSQGTLSEPQEGYSNSEAGSHQQLMPPANGYLHKGADGGTGTRVICSDCYDNANIYSRTREYCPYTYIGEEDVLDQTLSSLMVQMPKETYLAHLPQDATTLESLVSAADREMSAFPTNHERINEKKLSSTQKNSEPLQRPLWNISKEPGMPHPPLSQQSVFESPQLHQNEGLAESDPDCSTSPMPCHRLHDHTFDFSRTRNIQDGSEGT; this is translated from the exons GGATTTGAGTCATAATCGGTTGTCTAACTGGAACATAAGCTTGGAATCTCAAACATTACAAGAAgt GAAAATGAATTATAATGAGCTAACTGAAATCCCATATTTTGGAGAACCAACCACTAATATTACTCTTCTCTCatt AGTCCATAATGTaatcccagaaataaatgcaGAAGCGTTCCAGTTTTACCCTGCTCTCGAGAGTTTAGATCTCAGCTCAAATATAATATCAGAAGTCAAGACATCTTCATTTCCTCGAATGCAGCTTAAATACCT GAATTTGAGCAATAATAGGATaaccatcttggaggctggttGCTTCGATAATTTGTCAAGTTCCTTATTAGTGGTAAAGTTAAACAGGAATAGAATTAGCATGATTCCACCCAAGATCTTCAAGCTACCTCACCTCCAATTCTT GGAACTTAAAAGAAACAGGATTAAAGTTGTGGAAGGTCTCACATTCCAAGGTCTAGACTCCTTAAGATCTTTGAAAATGCAGCGGAATGGAATTAGCAAACTCAAGGATGGAGCTTTTTTTGGCTTGGATAACATGGAAGAATT AGAACTGGAACATAATAACCTTACAGAAGTGAACAAGGGGTGGTTGTATGGCTTGCGAATGTTACAACAGCTCTATGTGAGCCAGAATGCTGTTGAAAGAATCAGCCCTGATGCATGGGAGTTCTGCCAAAGACTGTCTGAACT TGATTTGTCCTATAACCAGTTGACCCGCCTGGATGAATCTGCCTTTGTGGGTCTGAGCTTACTGGAGAGATTGAACTTAGGGGACAACAGAGTCACTCACATTGCTGATGGTGTATTTAGGTTTCTTTCCAATCTTCAGACACT AAACTTAAGAAACAATGAAATTTCATGGGCCATAGAAGATGCTACTGAAGCCTTTGCTGGACTCACAAGTCTCACTAAATT AATCTTACAAGGAAATCAGATTAAGTCAATTACAAAGAAAGCATTCATTGGTCTTGAATCCCTTGAGCATCT AGATTTGAACAACAATGCTATAATGTCTATCCAAGAAAATGCTTTTTCCCAGACTCGCTTGAAAGAACT AATTCTGAACACAAGCAGTTTGCTCTGTGACTGCCATTTGAAGTGGTTGCTTCAGTGGCTGGTTGATAATAACTTTCAACATTCTGTGAATGTAAGCTGTGCACACCCTGAATGGCTAGCAGGGCAAAGCATCCTGAATGTGGATCTGAAAGATTTTGTCTgtg atgaTTTTCTCAAGCCGCAGATAAGAACCCATCCTGAAACCACAGTTGCTCTAAGAAGCATGAACGTGACTCTGACATGCACTGCAGTGAGCAGCAGTGATTCACCCATGTCTACTTTGTGGCGCAAAGACAGTGAAATCTTGTATGATGCTGATATTGAGAATTTTGTTCGTTATCAGCAACAAGCTGGAGAAGCTCTGGAATACACTAGTGTCTTACATCTTTTCAATGTaaatttcacagatgaaggaaaATATCAGTGTATTATTACTAATCACTTTGGTTCTAACTATTCTCATAAAGCCAAACTGACTGTGAATG AGATGCCATCTTTTCTGAAAACTCCAATGGATCTAACTATTCGCACTGGTGCCATGGCCAGATTAGAATGTGCTGCAGAGGGGCACCCTGCACCTCAGATTTCCTGGCAGAAAGATGGTGGTACTGACTTTCCTGCGGCTCGAGAGAGACGCATGCATGTCATGCCTGAGGATGATGTCTTCTTCATTGCAAATGTGAAAATAGAAGACATGGGGATCTATAGCTGCATGGCACAGAACATAGCAGGCGGCCTCTCAGCAAATGCTTCATTAATCGTGTTAG AGACACCCTCATTTATTAGACCTCTGGAGGACAAGACAGTAACCCGAGGTGAAACTGCAGTATTACAGTGCATAGCTGGAGGGAGTCCTGCCCCTCGCCTCAACTGGACCAAAGATGATGGACCACTGCTGGTGACAGAACGGCACTTCTTTGCTGCAGCCAACCAGCTTCTCATCATTGTAGATGCTGGGCTAGAAGATGCTGGGAAATATACCTGCATTATGTCCAACACCCTTGGGACAGAACGTGGTCACATTTACCTAAATGTGATTTCCACCCCCAATTGTGACTCTTCCCAGAGTAGCATTGGGCATGAAGACGATGGATGGACCACAGTTGGTATTGTCATCATTGTTGTGGTCTGCTGTGTTGTGGGTACCTCTTTGATCTGGGTCATTGTTATTTACcacatgagaaggaaaaatgaagactATAGTATCACGAACACAG ACGAGCTCAATCTGCCTGCAGACATTCCCAGCTACTTGTCTTCCCAAGGAACACTGTCTGAGCCACAGGAAGGCTACAGCAACTCTGAGGCAGGTAGTCATCAGCAACTTATGCCTCCTGCCAATGGATATTTACACAAAGGCGCTGATG GTGGCACTGGCACCCGGGTTATCTGCTCAGATTGTTATGACAATGCTAACATCTACTCCCGGACCCGAGAATACTGTCCATACACCTATATTGGTGAAGAGGATGTTCTAGATCAGACACTGTCCAGCCTTATGGTCCAGATGCCCAAAGAGACTTATTTGGCACATCTTCCCCAAGATGCCACCACCCTGGAGAGCCTGGTATCAGCAGCAGATAGAGAGATGTCTGCCTTTCCCACCAACCATGAGAGGATAAATGAGAAGAAACTTTCCTCCACACAGAAGAACAGTG AACCCTTGCAGCGGCCTCTGTGGAACATAAGCAAAGAACCAGGTATGCCTCATCCTCCTTTATCGCAGCAGTCAGTCTTTGAGTCACCACAACTCCATCAAAACGAGGGCCTGGCAGAGAGTGATCCAGACTGTTCCACTTCCCCCATGCCCTGTCACAGGTTACACGACCACACTTTTGATTTTAGTAGGACTCGGAACATTCAAGATGGCAGTGAGGGCACATGA
- the LRIG2 gene encoding leucine-rich repeats and immunoglobulin-like domains protein 2 isoform X3: MNYNELTEIPYFGEPTTNITLLSLVHNVIPEINAEAFQFYPALESLDLSSNIISEVKTSSFPRMQLKYLNLSNNRITILEAGCFDNLSSSLLVVKLNRNRISMIPPKIFKLPHLQFLELKRNRIKVVEGLTFQGLDSLRSLKMQRNGISKLKDGAFFGLDNMEELELEHNNLTEVNKGWLYGLRMLQQLYVSQNAVERISPDAWEFCQRLSELDLSYNQLTRLDESAFVGLSLLERLNLGDNRVTHIADGVFRFLSNLQTLNLRNNEISWAIEDATEAFAGLTSLTKLILQGNQIKSITKKAFIGLESLEHLDLNNNAIMSIQENAFSQTRLKELILNTSSLLCDCHLKWLLQWLVDNNFQHSVNVSCAHPEWLAGQSILNVDLKDFVCDDFLKPQIRTHPETTVALRSMNVTLTCTAVSSSDSPMSTLWRKDSEILYDADIENFVRYQQQAGEALEYTSVLHLFNVNFTDEGKYQCIITNHFGSNYSHKAKLTVNEMPSFLKTPMDLTIRTGAMARLECAAEGHPAPQISWQKDGGTDFPAARERRMHVMPEDDVFFIANVKIEDMGIYSCMAQNIAGGLSANASLIVLETPSFIRPLEDKTVTRGETAVLQCIAGGSPAPRLNWTKDDGPLLVTERHFFAAANQLLIIVDAGLEDAGKYTCIMSNTLGTERGHIYLNVISTPNCDSSQSSIGHEDDGWTTVGIVIIVVVCCVVGTSLIWVIVIYHMRRKNEDYSITNTDELNLPADIPSYLSSQGTLSEPQEGYSNSEAGSHQQLMPPANGYLHKGADGGTGTRVICSDCYDNANIYSRTREYCPYTYIGEEDVLDQTLSSLMVQMPKETYLAHLPQDATTLESLVSAADREMSAFPTNHERINEKKLSSTQKNSEPLQRPLWNISKEPGMPHPPLSQQSVFESPQLHQNEGLAESDPDCSTSPMPCHRLHDHTFDFSRTRNIQDGSEGT; this comes from the exons ATGAATTATAATGAGCTAACTGAAATCCCATATTTTGGAGAACCAACCACTAATATTACTCTTCTCTCatt AGTCCATAATGTaatcccagaaataaatgcaGAAGCGTTCCAGTTTTACCCTGCTCTCGAGAGTTTAGATCTCAGCTCAAATATAATATCAGAAGTCAAGACATCTTCATTTCCTCGAATGCAGCTTAAATACCT GAATTTGAGCAATAATAGGATaaccatcttggaggctggttGCTTCGATAATTTGTCAAGTTCCTTATTAGTGGTAAAGTTAAACAGGAATAGAATTAGCATGATTCCACCCAAGATCTTCAAGCTACCTCACCTCCAATTCTT GGAACTTAAAAGAAACAGGATTAAAGTTGTGGAAGGTCTCACATTCCAAGGTCTAGACTCCTTAAGATCTTTGAAAATGCAGCGGAATGGAATTAGCAAACTCAAGGATGGAGCTTTTTTTGGCTTGGATAACATGGAAGAATT AGAACTGGAACATAATAACCTTACAGAAGTGAACAAGGGGTGGTTGTATGGCTTGCGAATGTTACAACAGCTCTATGTGAGCCAGAATGCTGTTGAAAGAATCAGCCCTGATGCATGGGAGTTCTGCCAAAGACTGTCTGAACT TGATTTGTCCTATAACCAGTTGACCCGCCTGGATGAATCTGCCTTTGTGGGTCTGAGCTTACTGGAGAGATTGAACTTAGGGGACAACAGAGTCACTCACATTGCTGATGGTGTATTTAGGTTTCTTTCCAATCTTCAGACACT AAACTTAAGAAACAATGAAATTTCATGGGCCATAGAAGATGCTACTGAAGCCTTTGCTGGACTCACAAGTCTCACTAAATT AATCTTACAAGGAAATCAGATTAAGTCAATTACAAAGAAAGCATTCATTGGTCTTGAATCCCTTGAGCATCT AGATTTGAACAACAATGCTATAATGTCTATCCAAGAAAATGCTTTTTCCCAGACTCGCTTGAAAGAACT AATTCTGAACACAAGCAGTTTGCTCTGTGACTGCCATTTGAAGTGGTTGCTTCAGTGGCTGGTTGATAATAACTTTCAACATTCTGTGAATGTAAGCTGTGCACACCCTGAATGGCTAGCAGGGCAAAGCATCCTGAATGTGGATCTGAAAGATTTTGTCTgtg atgaTTTTCTCAAGCCGCAGATAAGAACCCATCCTGAAACCACAGTTGCTCTAAGAAGCATGAACGTGACTCTGACATGCACTGCAGTGAGCAGCAGTGATTCACCCATGTCTACTTTGTGGCGCAAAGACAGTGAAATCTTGTATGATGCTGATATTGAGAATTTTGTTCGTTATCAGCAACAAGCTGGAGAAGCTCTGGAATACACTAGTGTCTTACATCTTTTCAATGTaaatttcacagatgaaggaaaATATCAGTGTATTATTACTAATCACTTTGGTTCTAACTATTCTCATAAAGCCAAACTGACTGTGAATG AGATGCCATCTTTTCTGAAAACTCCAATGGATCTAACTATTCGCACTGGTGCCATGGCCAGATTAGAATGTGCTGCAGAGGGGCACCCTGCACCTCAGATTTCCTGGCAGAAAGATGGTGGTACTGACTTTCCTGCGGCTCGAGAGAGACGCATGCATGTCATGCCTGAGGATGATGTCTTCTTCATTGCAAATGTGAAAATAGAAGACATGGGGATCTATAGCTGCATGGCACAGAACATAGCAGGCGGCCTCTCAGCAAATGCTTCATTAATCGTGTTAG AGACACCCTCATTTATTAGACCTCTGGAGGACAAGACAGTAACCCGAGGTGAAACTGCAGTATTACAGTGCATAGCTGGAGGGAGTCCTGCCCCTCGCCTCAACTGGACCAAAGATGATGGACCACTGCTGGTGACAGAACGGCACTTCTTTGCTGCAGCCAACCAGCTTCTCATCATTGTAGATGCTGGGCTAGAAGATGCTGGGAAATATACCTGCATTATGTCCAACACCCTTGGGACAGAACGTGGTCACATTTACCTAAATGTGATTTCCACCCCCAATTGTGACTCTTCCCAGAGTAGCATTGGGCATGAAGACGATGGATGGACCACAGTTGGTATTGTCATCATTGTTGTGGTCTGCTGTGTTGTGGGTACCTCTTTGATCTGGGTCATTGTTATTTACcacatgagaaggaaaaatgaagactATAGTATCACGAACACAG ACGAGCTCAATCTGCCTGCAGACATTCCCAGCTACTTGTCTTCCCAAGGAACACTGTCTGAGCCACAGGAAGGCTACAGCAACTCTGAGGCAGGTAGTCATCAGCAACTTATGCCTCCTGCCAATGGATATTTACACAAAGGCGCTGATG GTGGCACTGGCACCCGGGTTATCTGCTCAGATTGTTATGACAATGCTAACATCTACTCCCGGACCCGAGAATACTGTCCATACACCTATATTGGTGAAGAGGATGTTCTAGATCAGACACTGTCCAGCCTTATGGTCCAGATGCCCAAAGAGACTTATTTGGCACATCTTCCCCAAGATGCCACCACCCTGGAGAGCCTGGTATCAGCAGCAGATAGAGAGATGTCTGCCTTTCCCACCAACCATGAGAGGATAAATGAGAAGAAACTTTCCTCCACACAGAAGAACAGTG AACCCTTGCAGCGGCCTCTGTGGAACATAAGCAAAGAACCAGGTATGCCTCATCCTCCTTTATCGCAGCAGTCAGTCTTTGAGTCACCACAACTCCATCAAAACGAGGGCCTGGCAGAGAGTGATCCAGACTGTTCCACTTCCCCCATGCCCTGTCACAGGTTACACGACCACACTTTTGATTTTAGTAGGACTCGGAACATTCAAGATGGCAGTGAGGGCACATGA